A single genomic interval of Pyrobaculum arsenaticum DSM 13514 harbors:
- a CDS encoding aromatic ring-hydroxylating oxygenase subunit alpha has product MRIAVLSSREVPRGRPIGVRRLGMDLVFWRDDSGRIHALLDDCPHRRARLSLGKVVGGKIQCPYHGFEFDGSGKVIKIPALGRSAKLPEYLKAFSMPVYDAYDIVWVWYGGGEPRGAPRFFEDLEGLEAYSEYSEVWGVSLPRAVENQLDVFHLPFVHYNTIGRGGRTLVHGPLVKPVDDYSFVVYPFNQVDRGQRPLRSSEIDVGKLRNYLWFIYPNLWENYISKNMRVVAFFAPVGSVSTKIYLRLYMKVTGVKPLDALIAKLLMPFNVYVLHQDRRVVTSQAGDIMRDKLIHADAPIAMYRRMYLSDKELNKLLEKKSWGKGS; this is encoded by the coding sequence ATGCGGATTGCTGTGCTTTCGTCTAGGGAGGTGCCGAGGGGTAGGCCTATTGGTGTGAGGAGGTTGGGTATGGACTTGGTGTTTTGGCGTGACGATTCGGGGAGGATCCATGCCTTGCTTGACGACTGTCCACATAGGCGTGCGAGACTTTCACTCGGCAAGGTGGTGGGTGGGAAAATCCAATGTCCGTATCACGGTTTTGAGTTCGACGGGTCTGGCAAGGTTATTAAAATACCGGCTTTGGGGAGGTCGGCTAAGTTGCCCGAGTATTTGAAGGCCTTTTCTATGCCGGTGTACGATGCCTATGATATTGTTTGGGTTTGGTATGGCGGCGGCGAGCCAAGGGGGGCGCCGAGGTTTTTTGAAGACTTGGAGGGGTTGGAGGCGTACTCGGAGTACAGCGAGGTGTGGGGCGTCTCTTTGCCGAGAGCTGTTGAGAATCAGCTCGACGTGTTCCACCTGCCCTTTGTGCACTATAACACCATTGGGAGGGGCGGGAGGACGTTGGTGCACGGCCCGTTAGTGAAGCCGGTTGATGACTACTCTTTCGTAGTTTACCCATTTAACCAGGTGGATAGGGGTCAAAGACCGCTGAGAAGTAGCGAGATTGATGTGGGGAAGTTGAGGAACTACTTGTGGTTCATATACCCAAACCTGTGGGAAAACTACATATCGAAGAATATGAGGGTTGTGGCCTTCTTCGCGCCTGTGGGCTCAGTCTCCACTAAGATTTACCTAAGGCTCTACATGAAGGTTACCGGAGTGAAACCGCTGGATGCGTTGATTGCAAAGTTGCTAATGCCTTTCAACGTCTATGTGCTCCACCAAGACCGTAGAGTAGTCACTTCGCAGGCCGGGGATATTATGCGCGACAAGCTAATCCACGCAGACGCCCCAATAGCGATGTACAGGAGGATGTACCTCAGCGACAAGGAGCTAAACAAGCTCCTTGAAAAGAAGAGCTGGGGGAAAGGGTCGTAA
- a CDS encoding PD-(D/E)XK nuclease family protein, whose protein sequence is MSLAEEVKRVLLEHPEILAEALLAHPEVVYQALAKLAPWERLATKEDIERLRSEMATKEDLERLRSEVATKEDLEKVRAVMATKEELRSLEERLGKVEKRLDEIDAQLRFLAIRVEALGARWSVVSEEAFREGVREVLREAGFVVEKWLYYDGEGFIYGYPSEVELDVVVRDGVTMAVEIASSLKRADLHAVRRKAELYEKATGRKVDRVVVITPYISDRNLPYVKAMAERLGVKIVTPEEAAQKPA, encoded by the coding sequence ATGTCTCTCGCTGAGGAGGTGAAGAGGGTTTTGTTGGAGCACCCGGAGATCTTGGCGGAGGCTCTTCTTGCGCACCCGGAGGTGGTTTACCAAGCCCTCGCCAAGCTGGCCCCCTGGGAGAGGCTAGCCACGAAAGAGGACATAGAGAGACTGAGGTCTGAGATGGCTACAAAAGAGGATTTAGAAAGGCTGAGGTCGGAGGTGGCCACCAAGGAGGATCTAGAAAAGGTGCGGGCAGTGATGGCCACGAAGGAGGAGTTGAGGAGTCTCGAGGAGAGGCTGGGGAAGGTGGAGAAGAGGCTGGACGAAATCGATGCCCAGCTGAGGTTTTTGGCTATTAGGGTGGAGGCGCTTGGGGCTCGGTGGAGTGTTGTCAGCGAGGAGGCTTTTCGGGAGGGGGTGAGGGAGGTTCTGCGGGAGGCTGGCTTTGTGGTGGAGAAGTGGCTTTACTACGACGGGGAAGGGTTTATCTACGGCTACCCCAGCGAGGTGGAGCTAGACGTGGTGGTGAGGGACGGCGTTACGATGGCCGTGGAGATCGCGTCTAGCTTGAAGAGGGCTGACCTACACGCCGTGAGGCGGAAGGCGGAGCTGTACGAAAAGGCGACGGGCAGAAAAGTGGACAGAGTGGTGGTGATCACGCCGTACATCAGCGACAGAAACCTGCCCTACGTCAAGGCCATGGCCGAGAGACTGGGAGTAAAGATAGTAACGCCAGAAGAGGCGGCGCAGAAACCGGCGTAG
- a CDS encoding metal-dependent transcriptional regulator — MDLASMRRGHEVKDVRLEHYLEAIYALSKEGRATLSALAEALGVKPSSAQKMVRRLEEQGYVVYKGRGGIEITQRGRELVDRLNKSHRTLAELFKLIGVEEELAEAEAEKLEHVIDPKVVERLAKLVEALKGMRHVLA; from the coding sequence ATGGACCTCGCCTCTATGAGGAGGGGCCACGAGGTGAAGGACGTAAGGCTGGAGCACTACCTCGAGGCCATATACGCACTGTCTAAGGAGGGCCGGGCCACCTTGAGCGCGTTGGCGGAGGCCCTGGGGGTGAAGCCCAGCTCGGCGCAGAAGATGGTGCGGAGGCTGGAGGAGCAGGGCTACGTGGTATACAAGGGGCGGGGTGGGATAGAGATAACCCAGCGGGGCCGCGAGCTGGTGGACAGGCTCAATAAGTCGCACAGAACTCTGGCCGAGCTCTTTAAGCTCATAGGCGTGGAGGAGGAGCTGGCGGAGGCTGAGGCCGAGAAGCTGGAACACGTAATAGATCCGAAGGTGGTAGAGCGGCTCGCCAAGCTGGTGGAGGCGCTGAAAGGAATGAGGCACGTCTTAGCGTGA
- a CDS encoding Nramp family divalent metal transporter, with the protein MRLIGPATVVSVAYLDPGNFGANIASGAKFGLGLLWVVWLSGALAVMYQYISGVLGLESGRGLLDHVWARLRPLRPAYAAALLVVALSTDLAEFVGLIVAFELLLGVPVYLAAALGSLDVVLLLLLGDRGRAYFSAIGLLASVVGVSFLLELIMVKPDLASVLYHSLVPTLDGGQALYAASILGATVMPHAVLLHSHIVGGLDRRSHRLQTLYNLGLASAVNASMQVMAAYALYGRDVDISTVPKVLEPLYGPLAGLAFSIALLSSGLASSAVSVQAGALVLERIFGRPVARGSARLAFRLVNIIPTAAMLATGVDPLAVLVYSQVVLSMALPAVLIPLVAYSKPYISRKLVAVAYAATAFVILIDVVTVL; encoded by the coding sequence GTGAGGCTTATTGGACCTGCCACTGTGGTGAGTGTTGCGTATCTCGACCCGGGAAACTTCGGTGCGAACATCGCGTCGGGTGCTAAGTTCGGCTTGGGCCTTTTGTGGGTGGTTTGGCTCTCCGGGGCGTTGGCCGTGATGTACCAGTACATCTCAGGCGTGTTGGGACTGGAAAGCGGCAGGGGTTTGCTGGACCACGTCTGGGCTAGGCTTCGCCCCCTCCGCCCAGCCTATGCGGCGGCGTTGCTGGTGGTGGCGCTCTCCACAGACCTGGCCGAGTTCGTGGGGCTGATAGTGGCCTTTGAGTTGTTGCTGGGCGTCCCGGTCTACTTAGCCGCGGCGCTGGGGTCTCTGGACGTCGTCTTACTGCTCCTCCTCGGCGACCGCGGCAGGGCCTACTTCAGCGCCATCGGCCTCCTGGCCTCGGTGGTGGGGGTCAGCTTCTTGCTGGAGCTGATCATGGTGAAGCCGGACCTCGCCTCTGTCCTATACCACTCGCTAGTGCCTACCTTAGACGGGGGGCAGGCCCTGTACGCCGCGTCGATTTTAGGCGCCACGGTGATGCCCCACGCCGTCTTGCTACATTCCCACATAGTCGGGGGGCTGGACAGGAGGAGCCATCGGTTGCAGACGCTGTACAACCTCGGCCTTGCGTCCGCGGTGAACGCCTCAATGCAGGTAATGGCCGCCTACGCCCTCTACGGGCGGGACGTAGATATAAGCACCGTTCCGAAGGTGCTAGAGCCGCTCTACGGCCCCCTAGCGGGGCTTGCGTTCTCTATCGCGCTTCTGTCTTCTGGGCTAGCCTCGTCAGCGGTGTCGGTCCAAGCAGGGGCGCTTGTTCTGGAGCGCATTTTCGGGAGGCCCGTGGCGAGGGGCTCGGCCAGGTTGGCGTTTAGGCTCGTCAACATCATCCCCACGGCGGCAATGCTGGCCACAGGCGTAGATCCACTAGCCGTGCTGGTGTACAGCCAGGTGGTGCTGAGCATGGCGCTTCCGGCCGTGTTGATACCGCTGGTGGCCTACTCAAAGCCCTACATATCCAGAAAGCTGGTTGCCGTAGCCTACGCCGCGACGGCCTTTGTAATATTAATAGACGTAGTTACTGTTTTGTAA
- the pstS gene encoding phosphate ABC transporter substrate-binding protein PstS, with translation MNLKLIVPAVAAVVVIAIALALLASSPGAGVPGTTQTTPSPSKTTPPGSGTTGGQNTQPASAVGQGTQQTPSPTQATPSTTQATTQPPRLSGTVTGGGSTFINPQMIAWSRRFYELTGAQVNYQSIGSGAGAAQFLAKKLEFAASDVPMPRDKYEQFRGRFLQFPVVIGSIVLVYNIPEVAYEKTGKYLNLTSEVISLIYMGEIRQWCDERIQKLNPGLRLPCKDIVAVHRSDGSGTTAAFTLYLAVAYPPWNQTVGWGYTVKWPADEKAEGTGAKGNEGVAQTVLQTPYSIGYVEYAYWSQNRDKYDKVGGVAYLKNDNDGKFYFPAAESVSAGADAGLRRYVAKYGTLPSPDADWNQVSIEFTNPPAGYPILAFVYVFLWKDYSAEGYGYAATKAALLREFFKWVLTIGQTQLVEGYIPLPESVAQLGLHALQQVKP, from the coding sequence ATGAACCTCAAACTAATAGTCCCAGCTGTCGCGGCGGTTGTGGTTATAGCAATTGCACTGGCGCTTCTGGCATCTTCCCCCGGCGCGGGGGTGCCTGGCACGACTCAAACAACGCCTAGCCCCAGCAAAACTACGCCGCCTGGCTCTGGGACAACTGGAGGGCAGAACACACAGCCAGCCTCTGCTGTGGGGCAGGGCACTCAACAGACGCCTAGCCCTACTCAAGCTACGCCAAGCACTACCCAGGCCACGACCCAGCCGCCTCGTCTAAGCGGGACCGTTACTGGTGGCGGCTCAACATTTATCAACCCCCAGATGATTGCGTGGTCTAGGAGATTCTACGAATTGACGGGAGCCCAGGTCAACTACCAGTCCATAGGCTCAGGTGCGGGCGCCGCCCAGTTCTTGGCTAAGAAGCTGGAGTTCGCCGCGTCTGACGTCCCAATGCCAAGGGACAAGTACGAGCAGTTTAGGGGCCGGTTTTTGCAATTCCCCGTAGTTATAGGGTCTATTGTCTTGGTGTACAATATTCCGGAGGTGGCATATGAGAAGACTGGGAAGTACCTGAACCTAACGTCTGAGGTAATCTCGCTGATCTACATGGGCGAGATAAGGCAGTGGTGCGACGAGAGGATCCAGAAGCTGAACCCAGGTCTGAGGCTCCCATGCAAGGACATAGTGGCTGTACACAGGAGCGACGGCTCTGGCACCACTGCGGCGTTTACCTTGTACCTGGCTGTGGCTTATCCGCCCTGGAACCAGACCGTGGGCTGGGGCTATACGGTGAAGTGGCCGGCTGACGAGAAGGCTGAGGGAACAGGCGCAAAGGGCAACGAGGGCGTCGCCCAGACGGTTCTCCAGACGCCCTACTCCATCGGCTACGTTGAGTACGCCTATTGGTCGCAGAACAGAGACAAGTACGACAAGGTCGGCGGCGTTGCCTATCTGAAAAACGACAACGATGGAAAGTTCTACTTCCCCGCCGCCGAGTCCGTATCAGCCGGGGCCGATGCAGGTTTAAGACGCTACGTTGCGAAATACGGCACCCTGCCGTCTCCAGACGCCGACTGGAACCAAGTGTCCATCGAATTCACCAACCCCCCCGCCGGCTACCCGATACTGGCCTTCGTGTATGTCTTCTTGTGGAAGGACTACTCAGCTGAGGGCTACGGCTACGCCGCAACCAAGGCCGCGTTGTTGAGAGAGTTCTTCAAGTGGGTTTTAACAATTGGGCAGACCCAGTTGGTGGAGGGCTACATACCGCTACCTGAGTCTGTCGCCCAGTTAGGGCTCCATGCATTACAGCAAGTAAAGCCATAA
- the pstC gene encoding phosphate ABC transporter permease subunit PstC, with product MTIFLVLFVVFYLLSAFILLFIKMKWGLRLIAAVNVVIIAALIALFAWIAYPILERDGLAVFLKSDWNPPRESYGVLNALVGTLITSAIAIAIAMPLAVGVAVTINELLPRKLRGVFGALNDLTAAMPTVIYGLWGLFFLGPLLQKAVNVVALWLGLGEVMKAPSTLFTASILLAIMITPYAAAVIREGYALVPRHVEEAIYAVGATKFETVLVKLRYIKGYVYGGLFLALGRAMGETVAVAMVVGGNFARFTLNPFEGGITISSLIALQFLNAEAYQFMVPALFAAALLLAVVGVAINAVAIYILQRTTV from the coding sequence ATGACAATCTTTCTAGTGCTTTTTGTGGTCTTCTACCTCCTTTCGGCCTTCATACTCCTGTTTATCAAAATGAAGTGGGGTCTTCGTCTAATAGCAGCCGTGAACGTCGTAATTATCGCCGCATTAATAGCCCTATTTGCATGGATTGCATACCCCATTCTCGAAAGAGATGGGCTAGCTGTGTTTTTAAAAAGTGACTGGAACCCCCCGCGGGAGAGCTACGGCGTTCTTAACGCGCTTGTGGGGACTCTGATCACCTCGGCAATTGCCATAGCTATAGCCATGCCCTTGGCCGTAGGTGTGGCCGTTACCATTAACGAATTACTCCCGCGAAAGTTACGAGGAGTCTTCGGGGCGCTTAACGACCTCACAGCGGCAATGCCCACAGTCATCTACGGCCTCTGGGGGCTATTCTTCCTCGGGCCCCTACTCCAAAAAGCTGTTAACGTCGTGGCTTTGTGGCTGGGCTTAGGCGAAGTCATGAAAGCGCCGTCAACGCTTTTCACAGCAAGTATACTACTGGCGATAATGATTACGCCATACGCCGCGGCGGTTATAAGGGAGGGGTACGCCCTCGTGCCCAGACACGTAGAGGAGGCGATTTACGCCGTTGGAGCTACAAAGTTTGAGACAGTGCTTGTCAAGCTACGATACATCAAAGGCTATGTTTATGGGGGCTTGTTCCTCGCCTTGGGGAGAGCGATGGGGGAAACTGTGGCTGTGGCGATGGTGGTAGGCGGGAACTTCGCCAGGTTTACCCTCAACCCGTTTGAGGGCGGCATTACGATCTCCTCGCTTATAGCTCTGCAGTTCCTCAACGCAGAGGCCTACCAGTTCATGGTACCGGCGCTCTTCGCTGCGGCGCTCCTACTAGCAGTTGTCGGCGTTGCAATAAACGCCGTCGCCATATATATCTTGCAAAGAACCACGGTATGA
- a CDS encoding ABC transporter permease subunit, whose amino-acid sequence MKRLVNILGLALFLALGVLAVAPLFLIIGDVLYRGIPAIIRLGGILEFLTGLPPDPTSEKGGIGPLLVGTLYMTALGALMGLAIGFPIGVYIGTMRKEFFANIARASVNVLVEFPTITIGLFVYAVFTVVATDVNNVLLGPLSDWLAGVLGDWVRQFIGPLAGFNAYAGASALAIVMIPYVALVTASAYASIPDSIREAAYSIGGSEFNSVFIVMRKAVARALLTAALLGTAKIAGETAPLLFTAFGNYYYAPFTERTGAVPLWIWYAAQTPYDVLITSAYGAAAVLLLIVLALFAIAKLATRER is encoded by the coding sequence ATGAAGCGGCTAGTCAACATTCTGGGCCTTGCGCTGTTTTTGGCATTGGGGGTCTTAGCCGTAGCCCCGCTGTTCTTAATTATAGGCGACGTTTTATATAGAGGGATACCGGCAATTATTAGACTAGGCGGCATCTTGGAGTTCCTAACAGGTCTGCCCCCAGATCCCACATCAGAGAAGGGTGGCATAGGCCCGCTCCTGGTGGGCACACTGTACATGACCGCCCTCGGCGCGCTCATGGGCCTCGCCATCGGCTTCCCCATCGGTGTGTACATAGGAACAATGCGGAAGGAGTTTTTTGCCAACATAGCACGTGCTTCAGTGAATGTATTAGTAGAATTCCCAACAATAACCATAGGCCTATTCGTCTACGCGGTTTTCACAGTAGTGGCTACAGATGTAAACAACGTCTTGTTGGGCCCGCTGTCTGACTGGCTGGCCGGGGTGCTTGGCGATTGGGTGAGACAGTTCATCGGGCCTCTTGCTGGGTTTAACGCATATGCCGGCGCCTCGGCTCTTGCCATAGTAATGATCCCATACGTCGCTCTTGTAACAGCCAGCGCGTATGCGTCTATACCTGACAGCATCCGCGAGGCAGCTTATTCTATCGGCGGCAGTGAATTCAACTCCGTGTTTATCGTTATGAGGAAGGCCGTTGCGAGGGCTTTGCTCACCGCAGCTCTCCTCGGCACGGCGAAAATAGCCGGCGAAACCGCGCCGCTTCTATTCACGGCGTTTGGGAACTACTACTACGCGCCGTTTACCGAGCGCACTGGCGCGGTGCCGCTTTGGATCTGGTACGCCGCACAGACGCCCTACGATGTCTTGATAACGTCTGCATACGGCGCTGCCGCCGTGTTGTTGCTAATTGTGCTTGCCCTCTTCGCCATAGCTAAGCTCGCAACGCGGGAGAGGTGA
- a CDS encoding ATP-binding cassette domain-containing protein: protein MVIKNLKVAFGSAEILRGVNLEIPPNTITALMGPSGSGKSTILRVLNRLIELYPEARVRGDVLLDGQSIFKMDVIELRKRVQMIFQIPNPIPNLSIFENVALGLKLNRLVNNKKELFQRVKEALEKAQLWEEVKDRLNAPAGRLSGGQQQRLCVARALAFNPEVLLADEPTANLDPENTAKIESLFLELKKEMTIILVTHFPGQAARISDYVAFLYKGQIVETGPTKEVFTNPKHELTEKYVTGRLY, encoded by the coding sequence ATAGTTATAAAGAACTTAAAGGTTGCTTTTGGTTCTGCCGAGATTTTGCGGGGGGTAAACTTGGAGATTCCCCCCAACACCATCACAGCGTTAATGGGACCCTCGGGAAGCGGCAAGTCTACAATATTGAGGGTTTTAAACCGTCTCATAGAGCTCTACCCAGAGGCGAGGGTTCGGGGCGATGTGCTACTCGACGGCCAGTCGATCTTTAAGATGGACGTCATTGAGCTAAGGAAGCGCGTACAGATGATTTTCCAGATACCAAACCCCATTCCCAATCTTTCGATATTCGAAAACGTGGCGCTGGGCCTTAAGCTAAACCGCCTAGTGAACAATAAGAAGGAGCTCTTTCAAAGAGTTAAGGAGGCTCTTGAGAAGGCGCAGTTATGGGAAGAGGTCAAGGATAGGCTCAACGCGCCGGCGGGGCGGCTATCCGGCGGCCAGCAACAGAGACTATGCGTCGCCCGGGCTCTTGCCTTCAACCCCGAAGTCCTCCTCGCCGACGAGCCCACCGCCAACTTAGACCCGGAAAACACGGCGAAGATAGAGTCCCTCTTCCTAGAACTAAAGAAAGAGATGACGATAATACTCGTCACCCACTTCCCCGGGCAGGCGGCGAGGATCAGCGACTATGTGGCCTTCCTCTACAAGGGCCAGATAGTTGAGACAGGCCCCACCAAAGAGGTGTTCACTAACCCGAAACACGAGCTTACAGAAAAGTACGTAACGGGCAGACTTTACTAA
- a CDS encoding amino acid ABC transporter substrate-binding protein has product MVIGTAMPISGRYAAEGQYSLWGALAVVNWFNDNGGLDCGGKKVKVKLIYRDSESKLELAQSITESLITQDKVHFLLSPYGSDLALGVSPIAEKYGVLMAVVGASSDRIFQQGFKYVIGVAAPASQYMVPVLDMVVKTDPTVKKVAILYRDSEFNRQVAEGAKAYAEKLGLQVVVYEVYPSSPKDLTPQILKVKQAAPDVIIVASHFADGQLAVQQLAEQKVDAKLVALSVAPLVPDFYKALGAKAECIVGPSHWEPGVKYTPDLAKQRGVEWFGPTKEEFITYFKKVAKQMGGQEVDPGYHAAWAAEGVLTILYGVQKAISTKSDKVLGALQNARFMTFFGEFKLDPTTNLNVAHSMVVIQWQGGNRYVVWPAVVAEGKLFYPSLTWDEKAAGKLCK; this is encoded by the coding sequence ATCGTCATAGGCACTGCAATGCCTATTTCTGGTAGATACGCGGCTGAGGGACAGTACTCGCTGTGGGGGGCGCTTGCTGTGGTGAACTGGTTTAACGACAACGGCGGCCTCGACTGCGGCGGGAAGAAGGTCAAGGTTAAGCTTATCTACAGAGACAGCGAGTCTAAGCTTGAGCTGGCCCAGAGCATAACGGAGTCGCTCATTACCCAGGACAAGGTGCACTTCCTCCTCAGCCCCTACGGCTCAGACTTGGCACTTGGAGTCTCGCCAATCGCCGAGAAATACGGCGTGTTGATGGCCGTGGTCGGCGCGTCCTCGGACCGCATATTCCAGCAGGGCTTTAAATACGTCATCGGCGTCGCCGCGCCCGCCAGCCAGTACATGGTTCCGGTTCTGGACATGGTTGTGAAAACCGACCCCACAGTCAAGAAAGTGGCCATCCTGTATAGAGACAGCGAGTTTAACAGACAGGTGGCAGAGGGCGCCAAGGCATATGCCGAGAAGCTCGGCTTGCAAGTAGTCGTCTACGAGGTCTACCCATCCTCGCCCAAGGATCTGACGCCGCAAATTCTGAAGGTCAAGCAAGCCGCGCCAGATGTGATCATCGTGGCTTCGCACTTCGCCGACGGCCAGCTGGCAGTGCAACAGTTAGCAGAGCAGAAGGTAGACGCCAAGCTCGTCGCCCTTTCGGTTGCCCCCCTAGTGCCGGACTTCTACAAAGCGCTAGGCGCCAAGGCCGAGTGCATAGTGGGGCCGTCCCACTGGGAGCCCGGCGTCAAGTACACGCCCGACCTTGCAAAGCAGAGGGGCGTCGAGTGGTTTGGCCCCACTAAGGAGGAGTTCATCACATATTTCAAGAAGGTTGCTAAGCAGATGGGCGGCCAGGAGGTGGACCCCGGCTACCACGCGGCGTGGGCGGCCGAGGGTGTATTGACAATCCTATACGGCGTACAGAAGGCTATATCAACCAAGTCCGACAAGGTGCTCGGCGCTTTGCAGAACGCGAGGTTTATGACGTTCTTCGGCGAGTTTAAACTAGACCCCACCACTAACCTAAACGTGGCCCACTCAATGGTGGTGATCCAGTGGCAGGGAGGCAACAGATATGTTGTTTGGCCCGCCGTAGTTGCTGAGGGCAAGCTCTTCTACCCAAGCCTGACCTGGGACGAAAAGGCGGCTGGGAAGCTCTGTAAGTAA
- a CDS encoding branched-chain amino acid ABC transporter permease yields the protein MDITPYFLTGIIIGSIYGLTTLGLSLIFGVLRVANVAHGAFIMIGAYVAYTAFVALAIPPFASSLLAFAIGIAAGYLVYAGVIKRLGKAELNILVALFALGALLAEVARLIWGPDFVGYKWTIGSVEIAGLQIELTKLIGAVLALLITIALELVLRRTYFGRAVRAVVQDPVGAMVVGVNVDRVFAFSSALGIAITTLGGVFLTLFIPVGINPYMGGPYTLIGFVIAVMGGLGSVAGAYVAGLLFGVFESVGFYFFSLAGFAEPSQMALFLAFVMLLLILLLRPTGLFRI from the coding sequence ATGGACATAACCCCATATTTTTTAACCGGTATTATAATTGGCTCTATCTACGGACTTACCACCCTCGGCCTCAGCCTCATTTTTGGAGTGCTCAGAGTAGCCAATGTGGCTCATGGAGCCTTTATCATGATCGGCGCATACGTCGCCTACACGGCGTTTGTGGCCTTAGCTATCCCTCCATTCGCCTCTTCCCTCTTAGCTTTTGCAATCGGGATCGCCGCAGGCTACTTGGTATATGCTGGGGTTATCAAGAGACTGGGGAAGGCGGAGTTGAATATCTTAGTCGCCTTGTTCGCGCTCGGCGCCCTGCTCGCAGAGGTAGCGAGGCTGATCTGGGGACCCGACTTCGTGGGCTACAAGTGGACCATAGGCTCCGTAGAGATCGCAGGCCTCCAGATAGAGCTGACTAAGCTAATCGGCGCCGTCTTAGCCCTTCTAATAACCATAGCTTTGGAGCTGGTGTTAAGGAGAACCTACTTCGGCCGCGCGGTGAGAGCCGTTGTACAGGACCCAGTCGGGGCGATGGTAGTTGGGGTAAACGTAGATAGGGTATTCGCCTTTAGCTCCGCCCTGGGCATAGCAATTACAACACTCGGAGGCGTGTTCCTCACCCTGTTCATCCCAGTCGGGATTAATCCCTACATGGGCGGCCCCTACACGTTGATAGGCTTCGTCATCGCCGTGATGGGGGGCCTCGGCTCAGTGGCCGGCGCCTACGTCGCTGGGTTGCTGTTCGGCGTCTTTGAGTCTGTGGGGTTCTACTTCTTCTCGCTCGCAGGCTTCGCCGAGCCCTCGCAGATGGCGCTTTTCCTCGCATTCGTCATGCTTCTGCTCATACTACTGTTAAGGCCGACCGGGCTGTTTAGGATATGA
- a CDS encoding branched-chain amino acid ABC transporter permease: protein MRPYIPLGTYLLLMALAFVFPEYSKLIASIAFFMALGQAGNIFVGLTGYVNFGFVAFLAMGAYGLGVTVYYITWLGILALPVGLLLGVGLAAALASVVGAIALRLRGAYFAIATIGVNEGVKYLIVGANIWGGGAGLILSSSMFRAFGRETALFLANVGSTVLILATGLIAVVAMYLIQAGKAGYALAAIRQDEDAAKAIGINPTKYKLLAFITSASLSGLLGAAYFSLGNMQIFPENVFFVDYILDGLAVMFLGGATTVTGPIIGGLIYFGVRYLVGIYLPGLQALVTALIVFVVVVFMPKGIVGTLIDKMPSLKSWLP from the coding sequence ATGAGGCCCTACATCCCCTTGGGGACGTACCTGCTACTGATGGCTCTTGCCTTTGTTTTCCCCGAGTACTCCAAGCTGATAGCCTCAATAGCCTTCTTCATGGCGCTGGGACAAGCCGGCAATATCTTCGTTGGCCTCACCGGCTACGTGAATTTCGGATTCGTCGCCTTCTTGGCGATGGGCGCCTACGGGCTCGGCGTCACTGTGTACTATATAACGTGGCTTGGGATACTTGCCCTACCTGTCGGCTTGTTGTTGGGGGTAGGCCTAGCAGCAGCATTAGCCTCTGTAGTAGGCGCCATCGCCCTTCGGCTAAGGGGGGCCTACTTCGCCATCGCCACAATCGGCGTGAACGAGGGAGTAAAATATCTCATCGTCGGCGCCAATATATGGGGGGGCGGAGCTGGGCTCATACTCAGCTCCAGCATGTTCCGTGCCTTTGGCAGAGAGACGGCCTTATTTCTCGCCAACGTGGGCTCCACCGTACTGATTCTTGCAACCGGCCTAATAGCAGTAGTGGCGATGTACCTAATACAAGCCGGCAAGGCGGGTTACGCCCTAGCAGCGATAAGACAAGATGAAGATGCCGCCAAGGCCATCGGGATAAACCCTACGAAATATAAACTACTAGCATTCATAACAAGCGCCTCCCTCTCGGGACTCCTCGGCGCGGCGTACTTCAGCTTGGGAAATATGCAGATATTCCCTGAAAACGTCTTCTTTGTAGACTACATCCTAGACGGGCTAGCCGTGATGTTCCTAGGCGGCGCTACCACAGTCACGGGGCCAATTATAGGAGGCTTGATATATTTTGGCGTGAGGTATCTAGTAGGGATATACCTCCCCGGCCTCCAAGCTCTAGTCACAGCCCTTATAGTATTTGTGGTTGTGGTATTTATGCCAAAGGGGATAGTAGGCACGCTAATAGATAAAATGCCCAGCCTCAAGTCTTGGTTGCCATGA